A window of the Eremothecium cymbalariae DBVPG#7215 chromosome 5, complete sequence genome harbors these coding sequences:
- the PAM17 gene encoding Pam17p (similar to Ashbya gossypii ADR328W) yields MTEKTKSLVSQWFQENAYGTTESRYQQEQGPTTEHQAPSTTVSDIACPSIFYTMSLQFVAKSSVSKVLGARSFSQFPCLLQQKSDATAPHNNHVPNAEHEPGLLTWIDFFKLRKQERRINTGSSVFTALIGTQISWAYLSTMQIDPMQTIFGFDPLVVICGTLAASGGLGFLCGPIVGSWLFKLKHKHQLASYTVKNKAFLQHIKDNRVDASSQSFSNPVPDYYGERISSLKEYRQWLRDCHSHRRKAKEFL; encoded by the coding sequence ATGACAGAAAAAACGAAAAGTCTAGTTTCCCAGTGGTTCCAAGAGAACGCATACGGTACCACAGAATCTCGCTATCAACAGGAGCAAGGACCGACGACCGAGCACCAAGCACCAAGCACCACGGTCAGTGATATAGCTTGCCCCTCAATATTCTATACGATGTCATTACAGTTTGTTGCCAAGAGCTCTGTGAGTAAGGTGCTGGGTGCCAGATCGTTTTCGCAGTTTCCATGCTTACTCCAGCAAAAGTCGGATGCCACTGCCCCCCATAATAATCATGTGCCTAATGCGGAGCACGAACCAGGCTTACTCACGTGGATAGATTTTTTCAAGCTTAGAAAACAGGAACGTCGGATTAACACAGGTAGTTCTGTGTTCACGGCATTAATAGGTACTCAGATCTCGTGGGCTTATCTCTCCACGATGCAGATCGACCCCATGCAGACtatatttggttttgatCCGCTAGTTGTCATCTGTGGGACTCTTGCTGCCTCCGGGGGATTGGGGTTCCTTTGCGGGCCTATTGTTGGCTCCTGGCTATTTAAACTCAAGCATAAACACCAACTTGCTTCGTACACGGTTAAGAATAAGGCTTTCTTGCAGCATATTAAAGACAACCGGGTCGATGCCAGTTCCCAGAGTTTTAGCAACCCGGTTCCAGACTACTATGGCGAAAGGATAAGCTCCTTAAAGGAATATAGACAGTGGCTCAGAGACTGTCACTCCCACAGAAGAAAGGCGAAGGAGTTCTTGTAA
- the DAS1 gene encoding SCF ubiquitin ligase complex subunit DAS1 (similar to Ashbya gossypii ACR240W), with protein MSELFPLERLPDELIQEIFSHLPQGERLKLCLINRRCHEIAMHLLYSRIYLNDSNVVKSDYMDLAVNWTILYIPSFLQEEDSRKVANEKLKKLISTFRSNSKTLNMVQWVRVNWDLNPALQKTVLSLLCNRSKSLHRLENVTDPDCNDIVALGIMSRKNLTSFDMAPPNSLPERPVSDSYMPSLSKYLRRRISCKLSHMTLFMDPVQLFNCIYPLEHKLQIKDLKLHWRREFYPHKEFKLRRNIPLMKLSEVFDIRALKVLTIISWHESLSNRELQMLHEFEDFENIEDLSLIAVAQDNLVLIGLFNRLTNLKRLKMDFLENYVSQATKPEIFLSILISCKKLQFLDIRFDALDSPIISVHNDRYQILRKCNCTKCEKTHEEIICGKIFYYADDIKASEVEELSPKDIFTMMRLQSLLPYSKACDSYPSVRTQPMNMDQFVQIMNQSMIQYRKSRGQLKDVPVGIDGELDFDAALRLLPHAPFTKQDVIDCFHTLIHHYQRTYITLLSEFPLLRFLMLNDIPTMIVEENSERIPHPVFFHEGYVSNLHGWTQTFKRRNSDDSKNILTVNRQVTLC; from the coding sequence ATGAGCGAACTTTTCCCGTTAGAGCGTCTCCCCGATGAGTTAATTCAGGAAATATTCTCACATTTGCCGCAGGGAGAAAGATTAAAACTATGTCTCATAAATCGGCGTTGTCACGAAATTGCTATGCATTTGTTGTATAGTCGGATATACTTGAATGACTCGAATGTGGTGAAGAGCGATTATATGGATTTGGCTGTTAACTGGACTATTTTGTATATTCCTTCGTTTctacaagaagaagactcTCGAAAGGTGGCGAATGAGAAGTTAAAGAAGCTTATAAGCACTTTCCGGTCTAATTCCAAAACGTTAAATATGGTGCAGTGGGTCAGAGTTAACTGGGATTTGAATCCGGCGTTGCAGAAAACTGTATTATCACTGTTGTGCAACAGGTCTAAATCTTTACACAGACTTGAGAATGTGACGGATCCTGATTGCAATGACATTGTGGCATTAGGAATAATGTCTAGAAAAAACTTGACTAGTTTTGATATGGCACCGCCAAATTCTTTACCGGAACGTCCAGTCTCGGATAGTTATATGCCAAGTTTATCAAAATACTTGCGGCGGCGTATTTCGTGCAAACTTTCACATATGACGTTATTTATGGATCCCGTACAATTGTTCAACTGCATCTATCCTTTAGAACATAAGTTGCAGATAAAAGATTTAAAGTTACATTGGCGCCGTGAATTTTATCCCCATAAGGAATTTAAACTACGGAGGAATATCCCGTTAATGAAGTTGTCTGAAGTATTTGACATCCGGGCGTTGAAGGTGTTGACAATTATATCGTGGCACGAGTCGTTGTCTAATAGAGAACTGCAAATGCTCCATGAGTTTGaggattttgaaaacatcGAGGATCTATCTTTAATTGCAGTGGCGCAGGATAATTTAGTTCTCATTGGTCTTTTCAATAGATTGACTAACttgaagagattgaaaaTGGATTTCTTAGAAAATTATGTCTCTCAGGCTACAAAGCCTGAGATTTTTCTATCAATCTTGATCAGTTGTAAAAAGTTACAATTTCTTGATATTAGGTTTGATGCATTGGATTCACCTATAATATCTGTTCATAATGATAGATACCAAATACTGCGTAAATGCAATTGTACCAAGTGTGAAAAGACGCATGAGGAAATTATATGTGGTAAGATCTTTTACTATGCAGATGATATTAAGGCGtcagaagttgaagagtTATCCCCTAAGGACATCTTTACTATGATGCGACTTCAGTCGTTATTGCCATATTCTAAAGCCTGCGATTCATATCCAAGTGTCAGAACTCAACCCATGAATATGGATCAGTTTGTTCAGATAATGAACCAAAGTATGATACAATATAGAAAATCTAGAGGACAACTTAAGGATGTTCCAGTGGGGATTGATGGTGAATTAGATTTCGATGCAGCCTTACGGCTCCTACCGCACGCGCCATTCACAAAGCAGGATGTTATAGATTGTTTTCATACATTGATTCACCATTATCAAAGAACTTACATTACGTTACTTTCCGAGTTCCCTCTATTAAGATTCTTAATGTTAAATGATATTCCGACGATGATTGTAGAAGAAAATTCGGAAAGAATCCCACATCCCGTATTTTTTCATGAGGGATATGTATCAAATCTACATGGGTGGACCCAAACGTTTAAGAGACGTAACAGCGATGATAGTAAAAACATCTTAACAGTTAACAGGCAGGTTACCTTATGTTAA
- the OAF3 gene encoding Oaf3p (similar to Ashbya gossypii ACR241C): MSQVKRRHRLTLVCTNCKRRKSRCDRGKPACGNCIRLGNRETCQYFPAALGTEGEFDEVSIDSNVSCLQNKWQFVRIHSPNMVDLMAGKILICGKRSATWIIDPLGTEAIQNRDVYLELFNIFVHVSIRKTIGKLRAISKSDCQQQGRSLPNSVKHLMEIDNGQVEPESSHSLLSKHQKVYRSLFEKYANNRFQLRKQFCDTGNVDEDNELVKVYLVDKQIFLQKVWPHFKRYILYLIPIYDPEVLLIGIQQLYKDFETNGKLSSKNHDFIIFATILLITRLVQLSIRFDKCTITNAKYNRIADIKTEAYVAVVNHCLLRFKIFRKVTLPQLQCLLLLRFHNWSSPMDGDGEALQYSNVLMGTIYASCLEMGINWLCMKCPSRYDFENIQKKQFGLKSEDHVNSGFETTDDDLMRLYQQIWAVVLHWDRNLSLLTGKEPIIGKSLKFEQREVANWHVNMISTDYLKWSLLNIISDSYNEVDLTELTSILKQLKNQVAMYAGNSPLDFEQELILQAVNLSLVHAAFIESRSNFSSFGFSDVHSELVERIIHLAKLCFHYFYDPPTSEHQYSRFYTNKIVEVVLHRLCNIMPGLVLRISGSPKAPSVKAGMVRFYYNLCSLYFNELGYDYYQVLKRLFESKVKYKIIEQSNEPLEIMFGYLVHEVAQGNQEKLLKLEFVKSIYEEYKSLQDENNNCDLTKLWKQLMPFEEIDENNEIWSLFGESTFLEGKYEEYNLFSSFYDYASKMLTEDTKLAATLPLTEDISAQSATQLNIENGRYQFDLLEGILDPLDFISWLDDATYQTIQQSVEPT; the protein is encoded by the coding sequence ATGTCTCAAGTTAAAAGACGCCATAGGCTTACTTTAGTTTGTACTAATTGCAAAAGGAGGAAGTCTCGATGTGATCGAGGAAAGCCTGCGTGTGGGAATTGTATTAGGTTAGGAAATAGGGAAACCTGTCAATACTTTCCTGCAGCTTTAGGAACTGAAGGCgaatttgatgaagtgAGCATCGATTCTAATGTATCTTGTTTACAAAACAAGTGGCAATTTGTAAGAATACATTCTCCTAACATGGTTGATTTGATGGCTGGAAAGATATTAATATGTGGGAAAAGGTCAGCCACATGGATAATAGATCCTTTGGGCACGGAAGCTATTCAAAACAGGGATGTATATCTGGAGTTGTTCAACATATTTGTTCATGTTTCTATACGCAAGACGATAGGCAAGTTAAGGGCAATATCAAAGAGTGACTGCCAGCAGCAAGGACGGTCGTTACCAAACTCAGTTAAGCATCTGATGGAAATTGATAATGGTCAGGTGGAGCCTGAATCCAGCCACTCACTATTATCGAAGCATCAGAAGGTATATCGTTCtttgtttgaaaagtatgCTAACAACAGATTCCAGTTGCGCAAGCAATTTTGTGATACGGGCAATGTGGATGAGGACAATGAGTTGGTCAAAGTGTATTTGGTAgataaacaaatatttcttcagaaGGTTTGGCCGCATTTTAAAAGGTATATTTTGTACCTTATACCAATATATGATCCTGAAGTTCTGTTGATTGGAATTCAGCAGCTAtataaagattttgaaacgAATGGTAAATTATCGAGTAAGAACCACGATTTTATCATATTTGCAACAATATTACTTATTACCAGACTGGTACAGCTATCAATTAGGTTTGACAAGTGTACAATCACAAATGCGAAATATAATCGCATAGCGGACATAAAGACGGAAGCTTACGTTGCAGTGGTAAATCATTGTCTCTTaagattcaaaatatttcgCAAAGTGACCCTTCCTCAACTCCAATGTCTACTATTACTGCGTTTTCATAACTGGTCCTCTCCAATGGATGGAGATGGCGAGGCGCTTCAGTACAGCAATGTTTTAATGGGTACCATCTATGCAAGTTGTTTGGAAATGGGTATAAACTGGCTTTGCATGAAATGCCCCAGCCGctatgattttgaaaatatacAAAAGAAGCAATTTGGTCTAAAGTCAGAAGATCATGTAAATTCAGGTTTTGAAACGACTGATGATGACTTGATGAGGTTATACCAACAAATTTGGGCTGTAGTTTTGCACTGGGATAGGAACTTGAGTCTACTTACTGGTAAGGAACCAATTATTGGGAAATCCTTGAAGTTTGAACAAAGAGAAGTGGCGAACTGGCACGTTAATATGATTTCTACTGACTACTTAAAATGGAgtttattaaatattatcaGCGATTCATATAACGAGGTCGATTTAACTGAACTAACATCGATCTTAaagcaattgaaaaatcaaGTGGCGATGTATGCTGGCAATTCTCCGCTAGACTTTGAACAGGAACTGATTCTTCAAGCGGTTAATCTTTCTCTTGTTCATGCTGCTTTCATTGAATCGCGTTCGAATTTTTCAAGCTTTGGATTTTCTGATGTACACTCTGAGTTGGTGGAAAGAATTATTCACTTGGCTAAATTATGTTTTCACTATTTCTATGATCCTCCCACATCTGAACATCAGTATTCTAGATTCTATACTAATAAGattgttgaagttgttcTACACCGGCTTTGTAATATAATGCCAGGTTTGGTTCTAAGAATCTCAGGATCTCCAAAGGCACCGTCTGTAAAAGCAGGTATGGTTAGGTTCTATTACAACCTCTgttcattatattttaacGAGCTAGGTTACGATTATTATCAAGTGCTCAAAAGGCTATTTGAAAGCAAAGTAAAATATAAGATCATTGAACAATCGAACGAACCATTGGAAATAATGTTTGGCTACCTTGTACATGAAGTTGCCCAAGGGAATCAAGAAAAGTTACTGAAACTTGAATTTGTAAAGTCAATATATGAGGAGTACAAATCACTTCAAGACGAAAATAACAATTGTGATTTAACTAAGCTCTGGAAACAATTGATGCCATTTGAGGAAATTGACGAAAATAACGAAATATGGTCTTTGTTTGGAGAGTCAACCTTCCTAGAAGGTAAATATGAAGAgtataatttattttcttcGTTCTACGACTACGCTTCAAAAATGTTGACTGAAGATACCAAATTGGCGGCCACCTTACCCTTAACTGAAGATATTTCAGCGCAATCTGCAACACAGttaaatatagaaaatggTAGGTATCAGTTTGATTTGTTGGAAGGTATTCTTGATCCATTGGATTTCATTAGCTGGTTAGATGATGCCACATACCAAACAATACAGCAGTCAGTCGAGCCAACTTAA